One window of the Paenibacillus beijingensis genome contains the following:
- a CDS encoding flavodoxin encodes MEKIIIVYASLTGNTEEMAESIAEGVREGGAEPVVKEVSGVSAIDLLSYKAMILGTYTWGDGELPDEFVDFYEELDDISLEGRQAAVFGSGDSSYPEFCGAVDQLEQKLKERGSAIAAESLKLELDPSSGEKETCRALGRTMAGLLAAAGS; translated from the coding sequence TTGGAAAAAATTATTATTGTGTACGCGAGCTTGACGGGCAATACCGAAGAGATGGCCGAGTCGATTGCCGAAGGGGTCCGAGAGGGGGGCGCGGAACCGGTCGTGAAGGAAGTATCCGGCGTGTCGGCGATTGATCTTCTGAGCTACAAGGCGATGATTCTCGGCACCTACACATGGGGAGACGGCGAGCTTCCGGATGAGTTTGTCGACTTTTATGAGGAGCTGGACGATATTTCGCTGGAAGGGCGACAGGCCGCCGTATTCGGCTCGGGCGATTCCTCTTATCCGGAATTTTGCGGCGCGGTGGATCAACTGGAACAGAAGCTGAAGGAAAGAGGATCTGCCATCGCGGCAGAGAGTCTGAAGCTGGAACTGGACCCGTCGTCCGGGGAAAAGGAAACGTGCAGAGCATTGGGACGCACGATGGCCGGACTGCTTGCGGCTGCGGGATCATAA